The following is a genomic window from Aphidius gifuensis mitochondrion, complete genome.
AAGAATAAGAAACAGTAGTACTTATTGATAAATATATTATTGTATATATTAAATAATTATTACTTATTATATTAAATATTTCAATGATTATATCTTTTGAATAAAATCCTGATAAAAAAGGTAGTCCACATAAAGTTAAAGTTGCAATATTAAATGTAGAATAAATAAATGGAATTTTAAAATTTAAAATTGAAATAAAACGAATATCTTGATTATTGAAATAATTATGAATAATAATTCCTGCACATAAAAATAATAAAGATTTAAATATTGCATGAGTAATTAAATGAAAAAAAGTTAATTTTGTTAAATTTAATGAAATAGTTATTATCATTAATCCTAATTGTCTTAATGTTGATAAAGCAATAATTTTTTTTAAATCATATTCAAAATTAGCTGTTAATCCTGCTATAAATATTGTTAATATAGATAAAATAAATAAAAAAAATATAAAATTTTTATTTATTAAATGATTAAATCGAATTATTAAATATACTCCTGCTGTCACTAAAGTTGAGGAATGAACTAAAGCAGAAATAGGTGTTGGAGCTGTTATAGCTATAGGTAATCAAGGAGAAAATGGAATTTGAGCTCTTTTTGTAATTGCAGCAATTAAAATTAAGTATAAAATTATTAGATTTAAATTATTTAATATTATAAAATTTAAAGATCCTAAATATATTATTAATCTAATAGATAAAATAATTATAATATCTCCTACTCGATTTATTAAAATAGTAATTATTCTTGAATTAAAACTTTTTTTATTTTTATAATAAGCAACTAAACAATATGAAGATAAACCTAATCCATCCCATCCTAATAAAATACTAAATATATTTATTCTAATAATTATAAAAATTATTGATAAAACAAAAATAATAATTAATCATATAAAACGTTTTAAAGATTTATCTATTTTTATATATTCAGTTCTGTATAAAATTACTATTGAAGAAATTATTAATACAGTCCTTATAAATAAAAATGATATTCAATCTAAATATAAAATGTATTCAATTTTTATTGAATTAATTATTATTAAATTTCATAAAAAAATTATTTTTGTTTTAAAAATTAAAAATTTTAAAAATATAATTAAAAAATAAATTCTTAATATTAATAAATAAAAAGATATTAAAAAATATATAATTTAAAATATATTATTATAACTTTGATTCCACAAATCAATATTTTTGTTAAACTATTTAAATTTAAATTAAAAAAATTATTTGAATAAAAATAATATTTAAAGGCACTCAATGTAACATTAAAATTAATATTTCTTGAATTGAAATTATTTTAAAATTAAAAATATTTTTAAATAATTTTCCGTATTGAGAAAAAGCAAATAAATAAATTGAATAAGAAGTTCCAATTAATATTACTATAAATAATATAGGAATAATTAAATTATTTCATAAAATTAATCTATTAAATAATATTATTTCTCTAAATAAATTTAAAGAAGGAGGAGCTGAAAAATTAGAAGTACATAATAAAAATCATCATAATGAAATTCTTGGTATAATTATTATTATACCTTTATTAATTATTAATCTTCGAGAATGAATTCGATCATAATTTATATTAACTAAACAAAATATTCCTGATGAACATAATCCATGAGCAATTATTATTATAATTCTTCTAAAAAATCTTCATTGAGTTATTCTTATTATTCTTGCTATTAAAATTCTTATATGAACTACTGAAGAATAAGCTACAATAATTTTTATATCACTTTGGGATAAACAAATTAATCTTCTATAAATTCTTCCAATTATTCTAATAATTATTAAAAAAATATTAAATTTAATAAATAATTTAGGAAAAATTAATATTAAACGAAAAATCCCATATCTTCCTATTTTTAGTATAATTCCTGCTAAAATTATTGATCCTCTAATTGGAGCTTCTACATGTGCTTTTGGTAATCATAAATGTATAAAATATATTGGTATTTTGATTAAAAAAGCTGTAATTAAAATTATATAATAAAATAAATTTATTATATTATTTAAATTTGTTATATTTAATATATTTAATATTAATGTATTTATTTTAATATATATTATTATAATTATTATTAAAAGTGGTAATGATCCAAATAAAGTGTAAAAAATTATATATATTGAAGCTTGAATACGATTAATTTGTATACCTCATCCTATAATTAATAATATTATAGGAATTAATCTTAATTCAAAAAAAATAAAAAATAATATTAAATTTATAGAAAAAAATGTAATTATTAAAATTATTAACAAAGAAAATATAATTAATAAAAAAATTTTTTTATAATATTTATTTAGTTCTTTATTTCTTGCTATTAAACAAATTCTTAAAATTCAAATACTTAATATTATTAATCTTAAAGAAATTGAATCTATTCCTAATGAATAAAAAATATTATAATAATTATTTACTTTATTAATTAATAAAATTAATATAATATTTAGTATAAATATATAATTTTTAAAAATTATTTTATAAAATGAAGATTTAATTAAAGATATTATAATTATTAAAGATAAAGATATAAAAATTATTTTTAACATTTTAATAATTTTATGTTATTGTTATAATCATTTCCTCTTAATCGTACTAAATTAATTAATAAAGATAATCCTAATACTCTTTCACATACAGAAATTCCTAAAAAAATTGTAATTATAAATAGATTAATTTCATTAATTATTATTATATAATATAAATTATAAATTATATTTACTATTATAAATTCTAAGGAAATTAAAGTTAAAAGAATGTGTTTATAATAATAAGAATATATAAAACATGATCTAATAAAAAAAAAAATTTTTAAATTTAATATAATTAGTTATATAGTTTATTTAAAATATTAATTTTGTAAATTAAAGATAATTATTTTTTATAACTTCAAAAAAATAAATAATATATTTTTAACTTCCAATGTTAATGTTTTTAATAAACTATTTTTTGTATTTTTAGATTATATATATTATTTATTTATTTTAATTTATTTATGTTTATTATTATTTTAATTCCTTCAAATTTAATTTCTTTCCATCCTTTAATTTTTAGATTAATATTAACTTTTTATATTATTTTAATAAGATTAGTAATAAATTTAATTAATAGAAATTATTGGTACTCATATATTTTATTTTTAATTATAATTGGAGGTTTAATAATTTTATTTATATACTTTACTAGTATTGCTAGTAATAATTTAATAAATTTTAATTTAAATTTTATTAAATATTTTTTTTTAAAATTTATTTTATTAATAATTTTTTTTTTTATAATTACATTATTAAGATTAAAAAATATTTATGAGATTAATTTTTTAGAAATTTTTAGAATTATAAATAAAAACTTTAACTTAATAGATTTAACAGCAAAAAATTTGTATATGGATTTTTCAATAGATTTAAATATATTTATAATTATTTATTTATTTATAACTATAATTAGATGTGTTTTATTATGTATAAAAATTATATTACCTTTTCGTCAACTAAATTGTTATGACAAATTTTATCATAAAAAAAAATATTTTATTAGCAATATTAGATAAATCCTTATTTAAATTACCAACTCCAGTTAATGTATCTATTTGATGAAATTTTGGAAGGTTATTAGGTTTATTTTTGATAGTACAATTAATTTCAGGATTATTTTTATCAATACATTATGTTTCTAATATTAATTATTCATTTTTTAGAATTATTCATATTATTCAAGATGTTAATTATGGGTGATTAATACGATTAATTCATATAAATGGAGCTTCATTTTTTTTTTTTTGTGTATATTTTCATATTGGTCGTGGATTATATTATGGTTCTTTTAAATTAATTTATACTTGATTTATTGGTATTATAATTTTTTTATTAATAATAGGAACTGCTTTTATAGGATATGTTTTACCTTGAGGACAAATATCCTTTTGAGGAGCTACTGTAATTACTAATTTATTATCTGCTATTCCATATATTGGTCAAATAATAGTTGAATGATTATGAGGAGGATTTTCAGTTGATAATTCAACTTTAAATCGATTTTATACTTTTCATTTTTTAATACCTTTTATTTTAATTATATTAGTTTTAATTCATTTAATATTTTTACATGAAACTGGGTCTAATAATCCATTAGGAATAAATAGAAATTTATATAAAATCTCTTTTCATAATTATTATACTTTAAAAGATTTATTAGGTTTTATAATCTTAATTATTTTATTAATAATTATTATTATAGAATTTCCTTATATTTTAGGGGATCCAGAAAATTTTGTTATAGCAAATTCTATAATTACTCCTGTTCATATTCAACCTGAATGATATTTTTTATTTGCTTATACTATTTTACGTTCAATTCCTGATAAGTTAAGAGGTGTAATAGCTTTATTAATATCTATTTTAATTTTATATTTAATACCTATTTTAAATATAAAAAATAAATTTCAAAGATATTTTTTTTACCCTTTAAATCAAATATATTTTTGATTATATATTTGTATTTTTTTAATATTAACTTGATTAGGATCTCAACCAGTTGACTATCCTTATGTTGAATTAAGACAAATTTTAACTATTATATATTTTTTATATTATTTTTTAAGAAGATTAATCATTAATATATGAGATTTAAATATAAAATTTTAGATAATGAGTTTGAATAAACATATATTTTGAAAATATAATATAGAACTTAAAATTCTATTATCTTATTTATAATTTATTAAAAAAAATATTTCTAATGGGTATTTAAGTATAATTAAATATACTATAAATATTACTAAAATTAAAGGTAATTTATAATATCAACAAAAATATATTAAATTATCATATCGTGTTCGTGGTAATGTAATTCGAATTCAAACAATTAAAAAAATTAATATAATAGTAATTAAATATATTAAAATATTTATAAAATTATTATTAAAAAATATTATAACAAAAATAAATATTATAAAAATAATTCTAGTATATTCTGCTAAAAAGATAAGAATAAATTTACTATTTCTATATTCAATATTAAATCCAGAAACTAACTCTGATTCTCCTTCTGATAAATCAAAAGGAGTTCGATTAATTTCTGCTAGTATACTAATAAATATTATAATTATTAAAGGTATAAATAAAATAAAAATATATAAATATTTTTGATAATTGTATAAATAATTTAAATTAATATTATTAATTATTATTAAAATTAATAATAAAGAAATTGATAAAGTTACTTCATAAGAAATTGATTGTGCAATTGACCGTAAAGACCCAATTATAGAAAATGAATTATTAGAAGATCATCCAGATATTATTAATCCATAAACTCCTATTCTTAATAATCTTAAAAAAAATATTAAATTAAATTTTATATTAATTGAATTTGTTATAAAAGGATAAATAATTCATAATCTTAAAATTAAAATAAATATTAATATAGGAGCAAATAAATAAAAATAAAAATTTGATTTTATTGGATAAAAAAATTCTTTTGATAATAGTTTTAAAGCATCTCTAAAAGGTTGTATTAATCCTATAAATCTTACTTTATTTGGTCCTTTTCGATAATGAAAATATGCTAAAATTTTTCGTTCAAATAAAGTTAAAAATGCAACTCTAATTAAAATGTTAATTAATACTAAAAAAAATATAATTATAATATTTAATATATAAATTATAATTTGTATAATGTATTATTTGTAATTAAATATTACTTTTATAAATTCTAATTTTATTGCATAATCTGCCAAAATAATTTATATTTTATATTTATAAATATAAAAATTATTTTTATCATAAATTCCTTTCGTACAATTATGTTAAGTTTATTTAAAGATAGAATCCGATCTGGTTTACACCGATCTTAACTCAAATCATGTAAGATTTTAAAAGTCGAACAGACTTAAAATATTAAATTTTTGCTTTTAATTTAATCTTAATTCAACATCGAGGTCGCAATCTTTTTTATAAATGTGAACTTTCAAAAAAAATTACGCTGTTATCCCTAAGGTAATTTATTTTAAAATACTAAAAATTAGGATTATATAATCATTAATTAATGTTATAATTATTTAAAAGTTTATTAAATTATAAAATTACCCCAATTAAATATTAAATATAATTTATATTTAAAATATTATAAATTTAATTATATTTAATATAAAATTCTAAAGGGTCTTCTCGTCTTTTAATTATATTTAAGAATTTTAACTTAAAATTTAATTTAAATTTTTGTTTTATTTATAAAGTTTATATTTCATTTAATCTTTCATTCTAGTTTTCAATTAAAAAACTAATTATTATGCTACCTTTGTACAGTTATTGATACTGCAGCCATTTAATTTTCATTGGGCAGATTAGACTTAAAATTATTATCAATAAGACATGTTTTTGTTAAACAGGTGAATATAATTATTTGCTTAATTCATTAATAAAATTTTTATTATAAATTTATATTTAAAAAAATTATTATTTACTTATATAATCATTAATTTTATTAATTATATATTAATTAACAAAATTTAATAAATTTTTAAATTATTATAAATATTAGATATTTTTAATTAAATTATTATATATTTATTAACATTAATTATTATTATATTTATGTTATTAAGTTAATAATTATATAATTGTAATTAAAAATTAAGAGTTTATCCCCTAAATTTTTATTATAAGTAAAAATATTAATAAAATATTTTAAAATATTTTTAATTTATAATTTAATTAAATTAATTTATTAAATAACTAGATATCAAAAAAATCGTTTAATATATTGTTTCTAAGTATAAATTAAAAATATTATTTTTATAATAAAAATTTTTATACTTAATTTTTTTTTTTTCGAGATTTAATGATTTAATTAAATTTTAATTATCCCTGATACAAAAGGTAAAAATATTTAATTTAATTTTAAATTATTTGATTGTAATATTTTTATTTTAAATAATATTATTTTATTTTATTTTAATAACTTTTTTAAATTTTAATAATTTTTTTTAATTTAATTTATTATTATTAGATATTTTAAATTAAATAAAAATTTATAAATTAATATATCTTAATAATGTAAATATTAAATTTTATATAAACTAAAATTTTAATCTAATATTACTTTCCAGTAATATTACTTTGTTACGACTTGCCTCAAATTTATGAGAATGACGGGCGATATGTACATATTTTAAAATTTAAATCAATTTATAATATAAATATAAATTTACTTTTAAATTCTTTTTATTTATTAATTAATTTAATAAATTTATTTTATTAATATAGTAATTCATTATATTCTTGAATATAAATTATACTTTGACTTGAATTATTTTTTAAAAAAAATTTTAATTTTAATTTTAAAATTATTTTAAATACAGAAGTATATAAATATATAAATTTAAGTTTTTTTTATCGTGTATTATCAATTAATTAATAAATTCCTCTAAATAAGTTAAAATACCGTCAAATTTTTTAAGTTTAGTGATATAATCATTTAATATTTAAATTTGTTAAGTTTGATTTAATAATAGGGTATCTAATCCTAGTTTTTTAAAATTTTATAAATTTCATTTTTTATAAAATTAAAAATTTTTTAAATTTATATTTTATCAAAATATTAATTTTATTTTTAATTTTTAACAATTTATTAAAATTGTTTATTATATTAATTTATTTAAAATTGTATAACCGCAATTGCTGGCACAATTTTTATTTAAAATATAATTTTTTTTATTTAATAGTTTCCTATATTTATAATTATATATATTAAGTAAAATTTATTTAAATCAAAATGTTTATATATAAGTAAAAATATAAATTAATAATAAAACTAAAATTTAATTTAATTAATAATTTTATACTTATTAAATTGGCCATTAATTATTTAAATAAAGGTTAAAAATAACATATTTTATTCTATCAAAATAATCCTTTAGTTCAGGCACTTTATTAATTTAAAGGTTATAATTTAATGATTGAACAAATTATTATAGTATTATCAACATAATTCTTAGTTTAGGATACTTTATTATTTTAAAAAATTTTAATTTATAATTATTTATTTTATTTTATTTAATATAATATTTTACTTTATTTATTTTTTAATTATTAAATTTTATTATTAAATAAACTAATTTTATTTTATATTATTTTTTAAATTGTTGAAATTTATTTATAAAATATATTTTAATAAAAATATCAAAATTTTACAATAAAATATTTTTTATTTGAATTAATTAATTTACTAATAAATTGACCAAAATTTATAGTAAATATTTATATTTTGTATTTAATTATCAAAAGTTTACAATAAAATATTTTTTATTTGAATTAATTAATTTACTAATAAATTGACCAAAATTTATAGTAAATATTTATATTTTGTATTTAATTATCAAAAGTTTACAATAAAATATTTTTATTTTAATTAATTAATTTACTAATAAATTGACCAAAATTTATAGTAAATATTTATATTTTGTATTTAATTATCAAAAGTTTACAATAAAATATTTTTATTTGAATTAATTAATTTATTAATAAATTGACCAAAATTTATAGTAAATATTTATATTCTGTATTTAATTATCAAAAGTTTACAATAAAATATTTTTTATTTGAATTAATTAATTTACTAATAAATTGACCAAAATTTATAGTAAATATTTATATCCTGTATTTAATTATCAAAAGTTTACAATAAAATATTTTTTAATTGAATTAATTAATTTATTAATAAATTGACCAAAATTTATAGTAAATATTTATATTCTGTATTTAATTATCAAAAGTTTACAATAAAATATTTTTAATTTGAATTAATTAATTTACTAATAAATTGACCAAAATTTATAGTAAATATTTATATTTTGTATTTAATTATCAAAAATTTACAATAAAATATTTTTTATTTGAATTAATTAATTTACTAATAAATTGACCAAAATTTATTAGTAAATATTTATATTCTGTATTTAATTATCAAAAGTTTACAATAAAATATTTTTTTAATTTGAATTAATTAATTTATTAATAAATTGACCAAAATTTATAGTAAATATTTATATTCTGTATTTAATTATCAAAATTTTACAATAAAATATTTTTTATTGAATTAATTAATTTACTAATAAATTGACTAAAATTTATAGTAAATATTTATATTTTGTATTTAATTATCAAAAGTTTACAATAAAATATTTTTTATTTGAATTAATTAATTTATTAATAAATTGACCAAAATTTATAGTAAATATTTATATTCTGTATTTAATTATCAAAATTTTACAATAAAATATTTTTTATTGAATTAATTAATTTACTAATAAATTGACTAAAATTTATAGTAAATATTTATATTTTGTATTTAATTATCAAAAGTTTACAATAAAATATTTTTTATTTGAATTAATTAATTTACTAATAAATTGACCAAAATTTATAGTAAATATTTATATCCTGTATTTAATTATCAAAATTTTACAATAAAATATTTTTTAATTGAATTAATTAATTTACTAATAAATTGACCAAAATTTATAGTAAATATTTATATTCTGTATTTAATTATCAAAAGTTTACAATAAAATATTTTTAATTTGAATTAATTAATTTATTAATAAATTGACCAAAATTTATAGTAAATATTTATATTCTGTATTTAATTATCAAAAATTTACAATAAAATATTTTTTATTTGAATTAATTAATTTACTAATAAATTGACCAAAATTTATAGTAAATATTTATATTCTGTATTTAATTATCAAAAGTTTACAATAAAATATTTTTTTAATTTGAATTAATTAATTTATTAATAAATTGACCAAAATTTATAGTAAATATTTATATTCTGTATTTAATTATCAAAAATTTACAATAAAATATTTTTTATTTGAATTAATTAATTTACTAATAAATTGACCAAAATTTATAGTAAATATTTATATTCTGTATTTAATTATCAAAAGTTTACAATAAAATATTTTTTAATTTGAATTAATTAATTTATTAATAAATTGATCAAAATTTATAGTAAATATTTATATTCTGTATTTAATTATCAAAATTTTACAATAAAATATTTTTTATTTGAATTAATTAATTTACTAATAAATTGACCAAAATTTATAGTAAATATTTATATTCTGTATTTAATTATCAAAATTTTACAATAAAATATTTTTTAATTGAATTAATTAATTTACTAATAAATTGACCAAAATTTATAGTAAATATTTATATTTTGTATTTAATTATCAAAAGTTTACAATAAAATATTTTTTATTTGAATTAATTAATTTACTAATAAATTGACCAAAATTTATAGTAAATATTTATATTCTGTATTTAATTATCAAAATTTTACAATAAAATATTTTTTATTTGAATTAATTAATTTACTAATAAATTGACCAAAATTTATAGTAAATATTTATATTTTGTATTTAATTATCAAAAATTTACAATAAAATATTTTTTATTGAATTAATTAATTTACTAATAAATTGACCAAAATTTATAGTAAATATTTATATTCTGTATTTAATTATCAAAAGTTTACAATAAAATATTTTTTTAATTTGAATTAATTAATTTATTAATAAATTGACCAAAATTTATAGTAAATATTTATATTCTGTATTTAATTATCAAAATTTTACAATAAAATATTTTTTATTGAATTAATTAATTTATTAATAAATTGACCAAAATTTATAGTAAATATTTATATTCTGTATTTAATTATCAAAATTTTACAATAAAATATTTTTTATTGAATTAATTAATTTACTAATAAATTGACTAAAATTTATAGTAAATATTTATATTTTGTATTTAATTATCAAAAGTTTACAATAAAATATTTTTTATTTGAATTAATTAATTTACTAATAAATTGACCAAAATTTATAGTAAATATTTATATTTTGTATTTAATTATCAAAAATTTACAATAAAATATTTTTTATTTGAATTAATTAATTTACTAATAAATTGACCAAAATTTATAGTAAATATTTATATTCTGTATTTAATTATCAAAAGTTTACAATAAAATATTTTTAATTTGAATTAATTAATTTACTAATAAATTGACCAAAATTTATAGTAAATATTTATATTTTGTATTTAATTATCAAAAATTTACAATAAAATATTTTTTATTTGAATTAATTAATTTACTAATAAATTGACCAAAATTTATAGTAAATATTTATATTCTGTATTTAATTATTAAAAGTTTACAATAA
Proteins encoded in this region:
- the ND6 gene encoding NADH dehydrogenase subunit 6 (TAA stop codon is completed by the addition of 3' A residues to the mRNA), with amino-acid sequence MFSLYMLFIYFNLFMFIIILIPSNLISFHPLIFSLMLTFYIILMSLVMNLINSNYWYSYILFLIMIGGLMILFMYFTSIASNNLMNFNLNFIKYFFLKFILLMIFFFMITLLSLKNIYEINFLEIFSIMNKNFNLMDLTAKNLYMDFSMDLNMFMIIYLFMTMISCVLLCMKIMLPFRQLNC
- the ND5 gene encoding NADH dehydrogenase subunit 5, translated to MYFLMSFYLLMLSIYFLIMFLKFLIFKTKMIFLWNLMMINSMKIEYILYLDWMSFLFMSTVLMISSMVILYSTEYMKMDKSLKRFMWLIIIFVLSMIFMIISMNMFSILLGWDGLGLSSYCLVAYYKNKKSFNSSMITILMNRVGDIMIILSISLMMYLGSLNFMMLNNLNLMILYLILIAAITKSAQIPFSPWLPMAMTAPTPISALVHSSTLVTAGVYLMIRFNHLMNKNFMFFLFILSMLTMFMAGLTANFEYDLKKIIALSTLSQLGLMMMTISLNLTKLTFFHLITHAMFKSLLFLCAGIIIHNYFNNQDIRFISILNFKIPFIYSTFNIATLTLCGLPFLSGFYSKDMIIEMFNMMSNNYLMYTMMYLSMSTTVSYSFRLIFYISLKSPKMNNMSFYLSNNMMNYSLLILLIMSMFYGSIINWILFSSLNKIFLTKMMKLIIFFILMFTMLLMLILNNIKMNKIFYKNIIIFKFMNMMWLLPLMDKKIKMKLIFMSNKFNYFNDMGWLEQVSSKKIINKIMIMYKFKNIFKLNMMLMMMFLSYLMLIMKYY
- the ND4 gene encoding NADH dehydrogenase subunit 4, translated to MLKMIFMSLSLMIMMSLIKSSFYKMIFKNYMFMLNIMLILLINKVNNYYNIFYSLGMDSISLSLMMLSIWILSICLMASNKELNKYYKKIFLLIMFSLLMILMITFFSMNLMLFFIFFELSLIPMMLLIMGWGMQINRIQASMYMIFYTLFGSLPLLMMIMMMYIKMNTLMLNMLNMTNLNNMMNLFYYMILITAFLIKMPMYFMHLWLPKAHVEAPISGSMILAGIMLKMGSYGIFRLMLIFPKLFIKFNIFLMIISMIGSIYSSLICLSQSDMKIIVAYSSVVHMSILMASMMSMTQWSFFSSIMMMIAHGLCSSGMFCLVNMNYDRIHSRSLMINKGMMMIMPSISLWWFLLCTSNFSAPPSLNLFSEMMLFNSLILWNNLIIPMLFMVMLIGTSYSIYLFAFSQYGKLFKNIFNFKMISIQEMLILMLHWVPLNIIFIQMIFLI
- the ND4L gene encoding NADH dehydrogenase subunit 4L — translated: MMLNLKIFFFISSCFMYSYYYKHILLTLISLEFMMVNMIYNLYYMMMINEINLFMITIFLGISVCESVLGLSLLINLVRLSGNDYNNNMKLLKC
- the ND1 gene encoding NADH dehydrogenase subunit 1, which gives rise to MMQIMIYMLNIMIMFFLVLINILISVAFLTLFERKILAYFHYRKGPNKVSFMGLMQPFSDALKLLSKEFFYPMKSNFYFYLFAPMLMFILILSLWIIYPFMTNSINMKFNLMFFLSLLSMGVYGLMMSGWSSNNSFSMIGSLRSIAQSISYEVTLSISLLLILMMINNINLNYLYNYQKYLYIFILFMPLMIMMFISMLAEINRTPFDLSEGESELVSGFNIEYSNSKFILIFLAEYTSIIFMMFIFVMMFFNNNFMNILMYLITIMLIFLIVWIRITLPRTRYDNLMYFCWYYKLPLILVMFMVYLIMLKYPLEMFFLMNYK
- the CYTB gene encoding cytochrome b, which produces MTNFIMKKNILLAMLDKSLFKLPTPVNVSIWWNFGSLLGLFLMVQLISGLFLSMHYVSNINYSFFSIIHIIQDVNYGWLMRLIHMNGASFFFFCVYFHIGRGLYYGSFKLIYTWFIGIMIFLLMMGTAFMGYVLPWGQMSFWGATVITNLLSAIPYIGQMMVEWLWGGFSVDNSTLNRFYTFHFLMPFILIMLVLIHLMFLHETGSNNPLGMNSNLYKISFHNYYTLKDLLGFMILIILLMIIIMEFPYILGDPENFVMANSMITPVHIQPEWYFLFAYTILRSIPDKLSGVMALLMSILILYLMPILNMKNKFQSYFFYPLNQMYFWLYICIFLMLTWLGSQPVDYPYVELSQILTIMYFLYYFLSSLIINMWDLNMKF